A genomic segment from Paenibacillus sp. FSL K6-1096 encodes:
- a CDS encoding BMP family ABC transporter substrate-binding protein produces the protein MTKRMLTLLLLAVMVLVTACGNNKSGNGNAATPGTDAEGGNAAAGDKLRVVLLIPGTLGDKSFFDAANSGLQKVKSELGAETKVVEMGADKTKWEPTFNDIAAEDWDVVISGGSEITEMFNATAEANPDKKFINYDTDIEEAPANMYNMSYSTNEVSFLAGAVAALATQSDMPNANKDNVIGFLGGMDIPGINAFLVGYIQGAQYVDPDVKVAVSYAGDFVNPAKGKELSLIQYNSGVDVIFNVAGGTGLGIFDAAKEKTKYAIGVDSDQAMLLKDTDSAKANLIVTSAIKKIDSAILGAVKKLQDGTLEMGKRDVLGFVEDGVGIAENEIYKEVFPADLQAKVEEVKQKLINKEIKVDNAMGMETSEVEAIRNAVKP, from the coding sequence ATGACAAAGAGAATGCTTACTTTATTGCTGCTGGCGGTTATGGTGCTGGTCACGGCGTGCGGAAACAACAAGTCCGGTAACGGAAATGCGGCTACTCCGGGAACGGATGCCGAGGGCGGGAATGCGGCTGCGGGGGACAAGCTCAGAGTTGTGCTGCTGATTCCGGGGACTTTGGGGGATAAATCGTTTTTTGATGCGGCGAACAGCGGTCTGCAGAAGGTAAAAAGCGAGCTGGGCGCTGAAACCAAGGTTGTAGAAATGGGTGCAGACAAGACGAAGTGGGAGCCTACTTTTAACGATATTGCGGCTGAGGATTGGGATGTTGTCATCTCCGGCGGCTCGGAAATTACAGAAATGTTCAATGCGACGGCTGAAGCGAACCCTGATAAAAAGTTCATTAACTATGATACCGACATCGAGGAAGCGCCTGCGAATATGTACAACATGTCCTACTCGACCAACGAGGTCTCCTTCCTGGCAGGTGCGGTTGCGGCGCTGGCTACCCAGTCGGATATGCCGAACGCGAACAAGGATAACGTAATCGGCTTCCTGGGCGGAATGGATATTCCCGGCATCAATGCCTTCCTGGTCGGTTACATTCAGGGAGCACAGTATGTTGATCCGGATGTGAAGGTAGCGGTATCCTATGCCGGTGATTTCGTGAACCCTGCCAAGGGCAAGGAGTTGTCGCTGATCCAGTATAACTCCGGTGTGGATGTTATTTTCAACGTGGCTGGCGGTACGGGTCTGGGGATCTTTGATGCGGCAAAAGAGAAGACCAAATATGCGATCGGTGTCGATTCCGACCAGGCGATGCTGCTGAAGGATACAGACAGCGCGAAGGCTAATCTGATCGTGACTTCAGCGATTAAGAAGATCGATTCGGCCATCCTGGGTGCGGTGAAGAAGCTGCAGGACGGCACGCTGGAAATGGGTAAACGCGATGTGCTTGGCTTCGTGGAAGACGGCGTAGGCATTGCCGAGAATGAGATTTATAAAGAGGTGTTCCCGGCGGACCTGCAGGCTAAGGTTGAAGAAGTGAAGCAGAAGCTGATTAACAAGGAAATCAAAGTGGATAATGCGATGGGGATGGAGACCTCAGAGGTAGAAGCCATCCGTAACGCTGTTAAACCTTAA
- a CDS encoding AraC family transcriptional regulator: protein MDRVLYIVNAEHEAGTYIPPHQHECFELVYYITGQGTCSIGQRSYHFRPSTFGLIPPGFKHDENHQPSPEVLFVGFHCGNPVINSLSGVFDDDKEHTVLQTLQRMNAEFKRKRDGFTELLNLQMSEITVYLQRLLSASGFHSPAEDQMQYVLNYMDEHYRHRLSVASLAEMSGYSYDRFRHLFKERFMHSPHRYLLLKRLDYAKSLLLHSQMHISEVSAAAGFVNDAQFCNMFKRETGLSPRTFRIRSREL, encoded by the coding sequence ATGGATCGTGTCCTATATATTGTCAATGCAGAGCATGAAGCCGGTACTTATATCCCTCCCCATCAGCATGAATGCTTCGAGCTGGTATATTACATCACTGGCCAGGGAACGTGCAGCATCGGCCAGCGCAGCTATCACTTCCGCCCCTCCACCTTCGGTCTGATTCCGCCGGGCTTCAAGCATGACGAGAATCACCAGCCCAGCCCGGAGGTGCTGTTCGTCGGCTTTCACTGCGGCAACCCGGTGATCAACTCGCTCTCCGGCGTCTTCGATGACGACAAGGAGCATACCGTGCTGCAGACCCTGCAGCGGATGAATGCCGAATTCAAGCGCAAGCGCGACGGGTTCACCGAGCTCCTGAACCTGCAGATGAGCGAGATTACCGTCTATCTGCAGCGGCTGCTCAGCGCCTCCGGCTTCCACTCCCCGGCAGAGGATCAGATGCAGTATGTGCTGAATTATATGGATGAGCACTACCGCCACCGGCTGTCCGTCGCCTCGCTGGCCGAGATGTCCGGGTACAGCTATGACCGCTTCCGCCATCTGTTCAAGGAGCGGTTTATGCATTCCCCGCACCGTTATCTTTTACTGAAACGCCTGGATTATGCCAAATCGCTCCTGCTGCACAGCCAGATGCATATTTCCGAGGTATCCGCCGCCGCCGGATTCGTGAATGACGCCCAGTTCTGCAATATGTTCAAAAGAGAGACCGGCCTCTCCCCGCGCACCTTCCGCATCCGCAGCAGAGAGCTGTAG